From the genome of Haloterrigena sp. KLK7, one region includes:
- a CDS encoding EamA family transporter produces MIDRRTLAFFVLSSVFFGGTFVAAKAGLEYFPPLLFVAIRFDVAALVMLGYVALTVSGDDLLPETRGDVVGILATGVLVIGLANALLFVGQQYATSAVGAIVFSLNPILTPVFAAVLLSDERLSRRGAVGMGLGLLGVALVVSPDPAALLGGDAIGRAILFGGAISAALGAVLIRRAGSTATLSSTVRIAWGLPLAAALCHGFAYSTGESMAAISWTTEALVALGYVSVIAGVLAYIAYFGLLEATEATTANLIFYVVPVVSTLGGWAILDETIAPSAIAGFLTIFVGFAVIGSDSIDVRSRLPGLTAGATTPEDAACVTEEPRGYRSD; encoded by the coding sequence GTGATCGACCGTCGAACGCTCGCGTTCTTCGTCCTCTCGAGCGTCTTCTTCGGGGGAACGTTCGTCGCGGCGAAGGCCGGCCTCGAGTACTTCCCGCCGCTGCTGTTCGTCGCGATCCGGTTCGACGTCGCCGCACTGGTCATGCTGGGCTACGTCGCGCTCACCGTCTCGGGCGACGACCTCCTGCCCGAAACGCGGGGCGACGTCGTCGGGATCCTCGCGACGGGCGTCCTCGTGATCGGGCTGGCGAACGCGCTCCTGTTCGTCGGCCAGCAGTACGCGACCAGCGCCGTCGGCGCGATCGTCTTCAGTCTCAACCCGATCCTGACGCCGGTGTTCGCGGCCGTCCTCCTCTCCGACGAGCGACTCTCGCGTCGCGGCGCGGTCGGGATGGGGCTCGGACTGCTCGGCGTCGCGCTCGTGGTCAGCCCCGACCCCGCGGCCCTACTGGGCGGCGACGCGATCGGCCGCGCGATCCTCTTCGGCGGTGCGATCAGCGCCGCGCTGGGCGCGGTACTCATCCGCCGGGCGGGGTCGACGGCCACGCTCTCGAGTACGGTCCGGATCGCGTGGGGGCTCCCGCTCGCGGCGGCCCTCTGTCACGGCTTCGCCTACTCGACCGGCGAGTCGATGGCCGCGATCTCGTGGACCACGGAGGCGCTCGTCGCGCTGGGCTACGTCAGCGTTATCGCCGGCGTCCTCGCGTACATCGCCTACTTCGGGCTGCTCGAGGCGACCGAGGCGACCACGGCGAACCTGATCTTCTACGTCGTACCGGTCGTCTCGACGCTTGGCGGCTGGGCGATCTTAGACGAGACCATCGCGCCGTCGGCGATCGCCGGCTTCCTGACGATCTTCGTCGGCTTCGCCGTCATCGGCAGCGACTCGATCGACGTTCGCTCGCGGCTGCCCGGCCTGACGGCCGGCGCGACGACCCCAGAAGACGCCGCGTGCGTCACCGAGGAACCGCGGGGCTACCGGAGCGACTGA
- a CDS encoding Vms1/Ankzf1 family peptidyl-tRNA hydrolase, producing the protein MALASYELHDRLDRLSSASADRDILVSLAVPPEETIGEARQPVETDYAEASQLDEQSFPRPLTDALETVRSELNEYDEIPENGLAIYAGVPDGDLVSVVFDDLPVPIDDSIYCHANEFDLEPLEEVTEPESTHGLLVVERGGAALGVLDDEGVEPLESFESEVPGKSSAGGQSAERFERDRERRKREFFDEVADRAERTFLGDDPVDGVLLGGTTGTVETFRDEADLDHRLEDRIVGEFAVEYATRQGLEQLAAKGQEAIDERDRDDAREALGEFFDRVGGDDPVAYGREEVDDALEFDAVETLLLSTGLDGERLQELGDRTERQGGETVVVPDDFPDGNRFAEAFDGVGALLRFPID; encoded by the coding sequence ATGGCCCTCGCATCCTACGAACTCCACGACCGACTCGACCGACTCTCCTCGGCCTCGGCCGACCGCGATATCCTCGTCAGTCTCGCCGTCCCGCCGGAGGAGACGATCGGCGAGGCCCGCCAGCCCGTCGAGACCGACTACGCGGAGGCGAGCCAGCTCGACGAACAATCGTTTCCGAGGCCGCTCACCGACGCGCTGGAGACCGTCCGGAGCGAACTGAACGAGTACGACGAGATCCCGGAGAACGGGCTGGCGATCTACGCCGGCGTTCCCGACGGCGACCTCGTGTCGGTCGTCTTCGACGATCTGCCGGTCCCCATCGACGACTCGATCTACTGCCACGCCAACGAGTTCGACCTCGAGCCTCTCGAGGAAGTCACCGAGCCCGAGTCGACCCACGGGCTACTGGTCGTCGAACGCGGCGGCGCCGCGCTCGGCGTGCTCGACGACGAGGGCGTCGAGCCCCTCGAGAGCTTCGAGAGCGAGGTCCCCGGGAAGTCGAGCGCGGGCGGCCAGTCCGCCGAGCGGTTCGAACGCGACCGCGAACGCCGGAAACGGGAGTTCTTCGACGAGGTCGCCGACCGCGCCGAGCGGACGTTCCTCGGCGACGACCCCGTCGACGGCGTCCTGCTGGGTGGGACGACGGGCACCGTCGAGACGTTCCGGGACGAGGCCGACCTCGATCACCGCCTCGAGGACCGGATCGTCGGCGAGTTCGCCGTCGAGTACGCCACGCGACAGGGACTGGAGCAGCTCGCGGCGAAGGGCCAGGAGGCGATCGACGAACGCGACCGGGACGACGCGCGCGAGGCGCTCGGCGAGTTCTTCGATCGGGTCGGCGGCGACGATCCCGTCGCCTACGGCCGCGAGGAGGTCGACGACGCCCTCGAGTTCGACGCGGTCGAGACGCTGCTGCTCTCGACGGGACTGGACGGGGAGCGACTTCAGGAGCTCGGCGATCGAACCGAGCGACAGGGCGGTGAGACCGTCGTCGTCCCCGACGACTTCCCCGACGGCAACCGGTTCGCCGAGGCGTTCGACGGGGTCGGGGCGCTGTTGCGGTTCCCGATCGACTGA
- a CDS encoding ArsR family transcriptional regulator, whose translation MESALEEIEFLALSANRVEVLESLAESGQTRNELAAATGASQATLGRVLGDFRERSWIRREGSEYVATATGRLVASGITDLQRIIETERRLREVVDYLPSADLTFDLRRLADATITTPSQTRPNAPLSRLLELLEDADDVRTVSHAFNEQTLSVVQDRAGTGEQTFRGVFSRSAIEALVDDAELRDRLEVLLATDGTAIRVRDGTVPLAVMLLDDVVYLLLRDEQGVLRASIDTDDPAVRSWADETIEEYWTAADSLADAGFSLE comes from the coding sequence ATGGAATCGGCACTCGAGGAGATCGAGTTTCTCGCGCTCTCGGCCAACCGCGTCGAAGTGCTCGAGTCCCTCGCCGAGAGCGGCCAGACCCGTAACGAACTGGCCGCGGCGACCGGGGCCTCGCAGGCGACGCTGGGGCGGGTTCTCGGCGACTTTCGGGAGCGCTCGTGGATTCGCCGAGAGGGCAGCGAGTACGTCGCGACGGCGACGGGCCGACTCGTCGCGTCGGGCATCACCGACCTCCAGCGGATCATCGAGACCGAACGGCGCCTCCGCGAGGTCGTCGACTACCTGCCGAGCGCGGACCTGACCTTCGACCTCCGGCGGCTGGCCGACGCGACGATCACCACGCCCAGCCAGACCCGCCCGAACGCGCCGCTGTCGCGGCTGCTCGAATTGCTCGAGGACGCCGACGACGTTCGGACGGTCTCGCACGCGTTCAACGAACAGACGCTGTCGGTCGTTCAGGACCGCGCGGGAACGGGGGAACAGACGTTCCGGGGCGTCTTCTCGCGAAGCGCGATCGAGGCCCTCGTCGACGACGCGGAGCTTCGGGACCGACTCGAGGTCCTGCTGGCGACCGACGGGACCGCGATCCGCGTTCGGGACGGGACGGTCCCGCTCGCCGTGATGCTCCTCGACGACGTCGTCTACCTGCTCTTGCGCGACGAGCAGGGCGTCCTGCGGGCGTCGATCGACACCGACGATCCGGCGGTCCGATCGTGGGCCGACGAAACGATCGAGGAGTACTGGACGGCCGCCGACTCGCTCGCGGACGCCGGGTTCTCGCTCGAGTGA
- a CDS encoding alpha/beta hydrolase, whose translation MFGRDSERGRSNEGIDVAGAGNDQSIVFVHGAMFTRKMWLPQQRELSSEYRVVTFDLPGHGTDGDEQFRMEPAVDRLEHVIDEYTDGNAVVVGLSLGGYVATEYTARRPETVDGLVLSGSSVNPVGGMETLTRATGAIHRLATKPDIGCRAVEKLGYRWVRNRELPADIEREIIDSGIYPREFGNAGPFIAGEDFRGKLSTYPGPTLVLNGENDKLMRRGEREHAAAAQDGRVEVLAGVGHICNLHRPETYTDRVRNFVRQRAVARR comes from the coding sequence ATGTTCGGTCGAGACAGCGAACGCGGACGGAGCAACGAGGGTATCGACGTCGCCGGCGCGGGAAACGACCAGTCGATCGTGTTCGTCCACGGCGCCATGTTCACGCGGAAGATGTGGCTCCCCCAGCAGCGGGAGCTATCGTCCGAGTATCGCGTCGTCACGTTCGATCTGCCCGGTCACGGCACCGACGGCGACGAGCAGTTCCGGATGGAGCCCGCGGTCGATCGCCTCGAGCACGTGATCGACGAGTACACCGACGGGAACGCGGTGGTGGTCGGGCTCTCGCTGGGCGGTTACGTCGCAACGGAGTACACCGCTCGCCGTCCAGAGACGGTCGACGGGCTGGTGCTGTCGGGCTCGAGCGTGAACCCGGTCGGCGGGATGGAGACGCTCACGCGGGCGACCGGGGCCATCCATCGACTCGCCACGAAACCCGACATCGGCTGTCGGGCCGTCGAGAAGCTCGGCTACCGCTGGGTTCGCAACCGCGAGCTCCCCGCGGACATCGAACGGGAGATCATCGACTCGGGCATCTACCCGCGGGAGTTCGGCAACGCGGGCCCGTTCATCGCGGGCGAGGACTTCCGGGGGAAGCTGTCGACCTACCCCGGGCCGACGCTCGTGCTCAACGGGGAGAACGACAAACTCATGCGCCGCGGCGAGCGGGAGCACGCGGCGGCGGCCCAGGACGGTCGCGTCGAGGTGCTCGCCGGCGTCGGCCACATCTGTAACCTCCACCGTCCGGAGACGTACACCGACCGGGTTCGGAACTTCGTGCGCCAGCGCGCAGTCGCACGGCGCTGA
- a CDS encoding response regulator yields the protein MDGPNSFGEILLVEDNPGDVRLTKELLKEGGFEPTIHVVSDGPDALEFLHQRGDYADAPRPDAILLDLHLPRMDGEEVLEEMDEDVRDVPIIVLSGTQQEQVFEDDDIAAAVDARVEKPLDPDEFTAIVQSLSEQPAE from the coding sequence ATGGATGGGCCAAATTCCTTTGGGGAAATACTTTTAGTGGAAGATAACCCCGGTGACGTCCGACTGACGAAGGAGTTGCTGAAAGAGGGCGGGTTCGAGCCGACCATCCACGTCGTCTCCGACGGGCCCGACGCGCTGGAGTTCCTCCACCAGCGCGGCGATTACGCCGACGCCCCGCGGCCGGACGCGATCCTCCTCGATCTGCATCTCCCGCGGATGGACGGGGAGGAAGTCCTCGAGGAGATGGACGAGGACGTCAGGGACGTTCCCATCATCGTCCTCTCGGGCACGCAGCAGGAACAGGTGTTCGAGGACGACGACATCGCGGCCGCCGTGGACGCCCGGGTGGAGAAGCCGCTCGATCCGGACGAGTTCACTGCCATCGTGCAGTCGCTGTCGGAACAGCCCGCCGAATGA